In Cryptomeria japonica chromosome 5, Sugi_1.0, whole genome shotgun sequence, the genomic window AAACACAAGTCTATTTAAAGAGCTACGGTAGAGAGAACCTAAACTAAATACTAAATATTAATATGATATAACATTAATGTATGAAATATGTTAGCCTTTCTTTTCTATAATGTTAACTATAGAGGTGACAAATACATTATTTGTACTTTTTCCTTtcattttgtaccattttttgtgtggatgttctaAATGTATAGTTTTAGTACATGTTCTTGTTTGAATTGATACACTCATTAATTTTAAACTCATTTCACACTCATAAAATATTACTTTATCTTTTTCAAAAATATATCTCATCTTGTATTAATGCTATTACCATTACTTATCGATTTCCATGCTAAAAGGTTCAAATTATGTACCTAGGAAATTTTTCTAAAAGGACATCACCCTTAGGTCATTCCGATCATTCCAACCATCTTTTACCCATCCACACCAATAGTATAATACATCCTTAATCATCAAGACAAAGCATCATACAAAAGGATCATTCGACAACCACAACTCCTACTTTGTACCAAATATCACATTTACATTAGCTCTTGCACAATAAATGTCAAAACCCAAGCCCTTGCACTCAATTTACCACTTTAGTAGTCATCCATTGTATTAAGCCTCAAGCACTTAGAATCATTGTACTACATCATTATCAACTAGACACATTTTTTGCATGTGACGCTTGGTGTGTCTTCTAGCTTGTTACATTTTTTATAATCAATTAACAAGACTTGACCAAGGTGTAAGGGGAATATTTGTGCACTTCCATACCCTTGCATAGCAAGCTACATGATACATTTTAGTACCAAGTTTTCTATTGGTATGTATATACGTGAGTGGACAATTTCTATAAGCATTGTTAGTATTTAGGGTTGCACAAAAAAAATCAAGGTTGCACTTCCAAGGTTAGGTCCACACTTATGGCTTTGATGTAGGCTTTTGTTTTAggaaaggtgtctcaaccttgttcCTAATGTTAAGATTATGAAAAGTATAATTTGCAAGCCACAAAATAGAAAAAAGCTTATTTTTTGGGCTATAGAAGCCACATTTTGCCAAAGGAAATGTTTTAGGTTGTTTGGCATCCATTCTTTGATGCTTGACACATAGATCTCTTTGAGATTTATGGTTTTTTTTAAAGGATCCCAAGGGGCTTTTGGATCAAAGGTTATAGCCTTTAAAAGTCAAGACTTCCACATTGAAAATGTAGAAACATTTAGAACACAAAGCAGATGTGAGAGGGAGTTACCCTTGTTGACCAACTTATGACATGTCATGAGACATCTTTGAATGGAGATAATGGAGCCACTGTGGAGCATATAATTTGGTGAGTGGGTTATGAAAAACTTATGATAAGTGGAAGAAATATGTTATTTTTAATCCACAAAATCATTGGGATTTTAGTGGTTTTATTTTATGGTTTCCTAATTATTATTCAATGGTTTTATGTATAGCTTGTCCTATTTATTGGATACTTGAGATGGATTTTTTTATAGTGATTTTTGTAAGTATTGCTATCTTACCAAAATTACTCTAAATCTCTTGTTAGTGATACTTTTGTAAAGGCTTACACTCTACAAGTGTACTGTAACATCTGATTATGgaatatatcaacatcaacattagaaacttttaatttttttgaaatgagGCATTGTGCTCCTTTTCATGTAGCTCCAATCCTCAAGACCCTTGCTTCTATTCATGTGGACTCTGATGTaagagcaacaaaatcttcatcgaAGACTAAGGTTCTAGAAAATGAAACTTCCAATGAACATATTTTATCCTAATAAGCATTTGGTTAAGATTTAGATCAATTAGTAATTGTGATATTTTGGTAAGACTATTCTAGATTTTGTGGATCTAGAAGTCTCATCCTTTTGTATAAATGTTGTAAGCTTACAAGCATGGGGAgtgtaaaaaattaaatatttcatttgattttagTTGTATATGTGAGTTTGAGAATTAATTGAGCTCTTGTTTTAAGTTTGTTATCTCCTCCTTTCATGCATTGGGCCCTATGGTTTCTCATGTAGTCTTTGTGACTTATCTAGCAATCGTGGTTGCGCCTTCTGCTTAAGCCTCTACCATTGTTGCATTTGACCCTCATGTGGTGAGTAAGGTTGTGAATGGATGCCATATTCTTCCTTCTCCTGTTGGAACTTATTTTGGTTTGAAGGATTTTTCTCACCCTTCTGGTAGTGCTTCACCTATTGGCTTCCCTGTGCTTGGGTTGGAGGTTGCAACTTGCATTGGTCTTATGTAGGGTGTTGTCTTTGCTATGGTGAATGGCTTAGGGTCTCTTTTGGCATGAAGTTGTTATCCTTGTTGGCCTCGACCATCCCTTGGTGTCTACCTCTGTTGTAGGGACTCAGTTTCATCCAAGTTATCATGTCTAGTCTTGCTTGTCCTTAGTAAGTGAACCAACTTCTTTCTTCCCAAATCTTCTCCCATGGTAATTTGTGGTGTGAATATTGCTGAGAATGAGAATTTCTATGAGTAGAGAGGTTTGGTGTGTCCTTTCTCCAACATCTGGCCCACTCTTCCCGACCTGCACAATTGGATCTTGGCTTCTAGGAAGTCAATTGTGATCGGTTAGATTGAGTTCTTTCCATTCGCTAAAGGTTTCTTCATTGTATCTTTTGCTTCCTTTGAGGATTGAAATTTGGTGTTACATCAGCTTTGGGCCTAGGGAGAGTATTTTCTCTCCATCAAACCTTGGTCTCCTTCTTTCAATCACCTCATCAAACCACTATATGTGTGTCTAGTTTGGGTTAGACTATTGAATTTTCCCTTCTAATTTTGGAAGGATTCTTATTATGAGACCATCGACAACTCAGATGGTCATTTTTTAAAGGTTGATGATTCCACTTCTCATATGGGTCATTCCACCTTTGCTCACATTTTAGTATATATTGACATCTCCAAACCTCTTCATGGGGAAATACTTCTGATGGTTGGGGTAGGCCTTAGATGCAATCGTTGGACTATGAGAAGCCCCCTTCCAGGTGTCATCATTGCTTTGTCACTAGTCACTTGgcttcaaatttatttatttcatgttgAAAAGGATTTGCTACTTGGAGGAAGAATGCTAAGGAAGATCAGTTGACCATTGAGGTTCCCATCTCTTTAGAGGAGAGCTCTTCTCGGGATTTTGATGAGAGTATGTATTCTGGTGTAACTTTGTCATGCCCGAATGTCCCTAATGTGGTTCCTCCTACTACATGTCCAACTCTAGTGGTGTTGTGTGCTTCCTCGCAACTTTTATCTTATTTTGTGGTCAGTGACAATTTTTCACCTTATCATCTTGATGTCTCTTCTTTGATTGTTATTGATCTCCTAGTAGGGGAGCCACCTCTTGTTCCCCCTTCTAATGGGGTCTTGGATGATAATATTGCTTGGACTGTAGTTGATAGGAGGAAATGTCCTTTTATCTCCCCATACTCTTTCCAGTGCTATGAAAGAGAAGTTTGTTGTGTAAGGTCGAGACCCTTGTTTCCCGCCAACTCCTTGATTCAATTTTTTTGCTttgatgattgctatgtaatggGATCGAGTCCTTCTCGAACTTATCTAATCTAAACATTTGATTATGGAATTTTAGTTGTTTTGGAGCACAAGGTTTTCTTTTGTAAGGATCTTCCCTGcacaaatcattgtgttatggtatatTGGTTTTGTGTTTATTTCCTTTCTTGCTTCTAAATTCGATTGTTATACTTATATATTCACAATAAACCCTTTAGTTAGTTTTTAAGCATTTTGTATGCAATTATAATAGGTTCTTATCTTTTatacttatttttatttctttatagTATTCTCTAATTACTAAGTTTTTCTTtcataattttgataattttttgcttAGATGACGATAAGTCATCTTCTTTTATTGTATGTTTTGGTTGTTAAGGTATTAGATTGTACTATTCATTCTACCATTATTGGTACTATTAAAACGTgtcaatgttttttaattttttgttatttgtaaacattatattatatatattaattttcttCAACTTTTATATTCCTTATTATTTATGTCTTGCACGTGTATTATTATAAGTCTTTCTCACTTAAGTTACTACTTTAAACAATACTCATAATTATAATAGTGAAACATATTTTCACTATTATAGTTATTACTTTATTACTAGTATTGctttttaaaactatttttaaatattttggaatatttttggCTTTTTATGGTTATTGTGGTGTATTGCTTATAATTTAAGTATTGCTATATATGTAAGTAtatattcttttaaataaataagttAGTTTCTTGTTTCTAGTATCATGATTCTTATTCTATTTATTAgcatttataatatattaatattagttagtattaatattttttaatttttataatatatattctattatatattttttatattttttactttttatataatataatattaacaaaatatatgtaattttatatattttaagttTTGTATGTGCATTATTATAAgtcttttttagtttttttttgggtTCATTTAAGTATTACTTTAAACAAAATTTATAATAAAGCTATATTTATAAtaacgattttttttttcattattataaGTATTACTTTATCATAAGTATATctctaaaattatttattttaagtttatttattatTAGTATTATTCTAGTGTCTTATATTTAtcagtttatttttttctttgttttcattttctctcttatcaatcttatctctTAGCTCCATATGTCCTCTAATTTCTTTACCACCTTATGATTATTATTTTTCTTGtcacctctctctctttctccttaaTCTCAAATGTTTTCCTCAGCCCTTTTGTAACCCACCTACCCtctccttcctcttttctttttatATATCTTAGTTTGCAACAAATTCCTCTCATCTAGCACTCTTCTTCCTGGTGATGGATCATGGATTGTGATCCGAAAGGTTGATGTAAAAAGTAATAACACAATTGAATCTAGAAGCAAGTATGAACAACgttaatggattgtggaaacttgatgtcaTCAGTTTATTTTCATGTCActatataattgatttaattttttttgcataacTCCTTTCATAGATTAATATAGGAATTATATTTTGCTTTGTTTCCTTTCATTTCCTATTAAGGACAagattttttgttttaattttagaTTGAATAGCTTGTGCATGTTGAAGTTTGCAACACAAAATTTTGCATcacaagcctacaagatcaaacaacaaactagaacaccatccacaaatgagagtagcaagaaaaatatgccatattcttcaaaagaaaagattacaaGATGATTTaaaattgtacaatgaggtgcttataaagagcACAAATATGCCAtaagctaaaattaggagaactaaagtgcaagcatgaggagctaaaaaaagctcaactctagctaaactagatgcacaatTAAAGAAACTAGAAGCaaacactcctaagtgaacttaagtaaaAAAGTATAATAAGTTATAAAAAAGAAATTAATAGCTAAAAATTCTCTAACGCCCCCCTTTAAGTGAAGCATAGGGTGAGTAAAAAACACTCAATGAATAAATGCAGACCGACAACAAAAGGCTTGattaggtatccatgtacaaacCAATCAAGTTTCtctaaatagagaaaaggagaaaaaccacgtgggaaaaaaacccCTCTTCAAAAATGAGAGATGCAATATATGAAAAGAAACATGAATTGCAAAAAGGAATGAAAGACTAAGAAGCATCCATGAAAATGTCTCAAAATAATAGAAACCTAAAGAACATCCTCGAAGCACAAAGAAGCTACAAACAACTATCAAATGGTAACTGGAAGAGTGTTGAATGTAGAACCTCCTTTGAATCTaaaatgatgatcaagatcaagaagacaacaatctgcatgagtgcccctaGTGACATTTCTCAAACTATTAGATGAAAAACATATGGCaattgaagatacaaatggcacatgaatctgcatgagtgaccccaacgacagtactcaaccatgcaagaataAACTGCTAGTAAAAAGTACAAGAGCCAAGAGTTTGAAGAACATTGATCAATAGAAGATAGAAGGTTGCCTTCACAAAACTAAAATGCAAGAGTGTCTAACTCCAaagtgaaaccaaggaagcattagcaccaatggTAAAAACCcacccataatgctgacaagggagagagATGATAGGTCCACTAAAGTTGTGTCACCATGAAGGAGAAAAAATATCTGAATGTGCACAAAAAAGTACTTGCAATGAAAAGGGGTATACAATCAATGCACACATGCATGGGACAAGAATCTCTAGGATTCGATGTCATCATGGAGGGACACTCGCTAGACAAAGGCGTGATGAAAAAATGAAAGGCAGTACACAAACCTCGTGGCACTTTATAATACAATGCATGTGTAAAAAAAGGCACCACAAAATGTACAAATCTCTAAAAACCATACACAAGAGTAGTGTGTTATCTTAGTGCATCTACAAATAAAAAGGTACATGAAAGGatgctcaaaatgctcaaatagTACAAATTGTTGGAAAAACATGTAGAACACCCTAATAAGAGAAGCCATCCAATGCAAACAAAAATTTCCATAAATCAAAATGACAAAGTAATTATCCATaaagtgaaaaaaataaaagaTTGAATAAAAACTACCTAGggtaaaatctagaaacaataatAGCAAATCTAGATATAGGCTTTGATAGCTTTACGACAATATGCAGAAGTTGAAAAACAGATGCCATATGAACAAGTTATGGTAAAAAAAACCAATTTAATGTCAAAACGAGTATGGAGGCTTGAAAGGGTTTCCAACAAATATAAACttttttgaaaatagaaactttccaaaaatagaaattttcagGACATAGAAACTTTACAAAATAGAAATTTtatgaaaatagaaactttccaaaaaaaataaaataaaaaatcaaatcaaatgccTCTTTTGCTCCAAAAGCTAATAAAAAATCATCCATCTCCAAATCCACACAAGAAGGTGAATCTAGAACCTTGCAATGCTTTTGAGAAAAGAAACCCTCAAAGCTTGAGAAGGTATTTGTTGAAtccacgctctgataccatgttgaagtttGCAACACAATCCTACAAAGATCAAATAACTAACTAGAACACCTCCCACAAATgagagtagcaagaaaaatatgTCATATTCCTCAAAGGCAAAGATTACAAGATGATTTACAATTGtataatgaggtgcttataaaaaAAGCACAAAGATTTCATGAGCTAAAATTAGGaaaactaaagtgcaagcatgaggagctaaaaaaatcaactctagctaaactagatggaCAACTAAAACAACTAGAAGTAAGCACTCCTGAGTTAACTTAAACTAAAAATCCAAAAAGTATAACTAATTATAAAAAAACAACTAATAGCTAAAAATTCTCTAACAATGCAAGAGAAGATATTGTTGCTAGAAAAATACAAGTACatcaaagatagagatggagaagttTTTATGCACAAACATTGAGTTTTGAAAGCTCAAAATATGGGATATGCTCATGGATAAAGATCTATTGGTTATAGTATTTAGATCCAAATCTATTGTAATGGAACAAAAAGACTAGGACACATTAAACTAAAAAGTCAAGGGTCTCACTAGACTCTATTAAGTTGATTTAGTATTATTGAATGTGGATGAAGAGACTACTACATTGGAATTTTGAAATAAGGAGGGTGGGATTTCTTAGGCTAAGTCCTTGGTGCACAAGCTTTTGAGAAATAAATTATATACCTTCAAGATGGAGTACGGTGGGTTTGTAGCCAAATATCTAAATACcttatataatatgatcattgagcTAATTACACTTTATTGAAGTGGAGATCAAGGAGGATCAGTGTATGAATTTGTGTTGGATTCATGGGACTACTCTATTATGGCTATCAGGAGCACTACCACCAAGTCGAAAATAGTATTTCCTATGAGTCCAAGCTCCATGGACATAGGTACATGATTTCTTTATATGGTTATTTTAAGTGATTGGCTTGAAATATCTTTGAGATTTACCCAAATTTGGTATGCTTTTATAGTGGAAATTCAAATcaaatatggaaagatagaaatgctacATTATTTTCAAGTGCTTCTATGGTTGCTTATTTTTCATGTATAGTAAAACCATTATATGATCTAATATTATTGATTTAGTTCTAGTTCAATAAAGTAGCTTTGAAGGTTTCTTAGTTGTAGACTCTTAAAGCATTGGGCTAATGCTTTGTGTAGTATTTCTCACACCAACTTCTCCTATCAACATGGATGCTTCACCTCCATGTGGATGTCAACATGGTCAATATTCATAGTGCTTATTTCAAGGTTGGTTCTCACATGTCTTCAATCATAGATATCATGGCTAGTCTCACCCATAATATGACCAACCATCTACTTCTTAGACCATTTCTTCTTAAATGATGTAGAAGTGAGGAGTTCCCTTAGTTGGACCTTTTTTATTTCTCATTTTCACATGACTCCTacggatgaagaagaaaaagaaaagaaggataCTTTCATAGGTAGGGAGCCTATTCCTAATGGTTAGGACCTCAAAGATAGCTAAGGCAACCCATTTGATTTTGACTCTCCCCACCCCTCCACCCCCTATTAAGATTACTTTAGTTGCATAGTGGTATGAATTCTTTACTTTTGTATTTATACTTATGCATAAATTTTGGGTTTGTGATTCCATTTCACCTATCTTTTATGTGAgctattgtattatatttttatttaatttaatatagaAGGTACATTATTCATTGTAAAATATGTATTTTAACCAAACCAATCTTAAGACATAACCACATGAAATGAATTATTGAATATGTTACAATGAGGAGGATGTGCAACTATTATTAGTACTTGCCATGGTAGAGTACTATTGTGTTCAAGAGAtaagttatttcaattaatttatcaagtattaatcaATCATATGCTTAATTATTTTCATCAATATCatttatgataaaaaaaataaaaatatatgattaattatttaattcatcttCTTATTAAAACTCTCACATGAATCAATACACACATCTATTCCAACCTTGACTTTTGTAATTGTAGTAATTTCATATTATCTATACATTACTACAAGAGTTTTCTAATATTCTAAATTTTCTATTGATGtttaaaccaaactccaatttatGATTCATACATTTCTACATAAAATTTGAACTATCATGAAAAAACAAAAAGAATGCTAGCCCTCAACATTACTTAAGATTAGAAACTTGAGTATTTCAACATTCCTTTTTCTAGTATTTTGTGTCTATGATaatagattttttttgaaaaatatgacaATGTAGTCTATTCACAATGTTCACaacctatttttcttatttcaTTAGAATTGTTACTAGGCTTCCCACACCCACAATTCTTCTAATTCCCGAGTCAACATTAAAATTAATATACATGCTTCATCAATATAAAATTACGAATTAAGTCTTAATTTCTATGaccttttatttttatatttaaaagtattttattatattaataaatacatttaaactaatattaaaataattaatataaacgtaatattaaaaatatataaaatattttaatcttatcttttatcttttatttgattatctattatctattatatattatatatatatcattcaattcacagttaatttttttttttttttccctaaatatgacattgtcttaTAATTATACTTATCAAATCTAAATTTATAAAAGAAAATACTTGTTTTTGAGTTAATGTTCTATAATCCAACTTCACTCAAAAATCAACTTCATATTTTATACTCACAATTATTATAATAATGTGTTATTAAATAATATCTTCATTCAAAAAAATTGTACAAAAATAACTATGAAATAATTCAAATTGTTTAGATTAATGATGGACAATTATTATAATAGCACTACATATTTAATCTAGTGGCCTCTAATTTCTACTTCAAATTGAATTTCAATTATCAAATCACCAacaaaaatttaatttgaaatttcaaaaaaataaaaaaatgaagatccaaaaaaatcatgattctgaaaagaaaattaaaacttactaaatattattttaatgtagcTAAAACTTTGACAAAGAAAATTCATATAGAAATCAGAGAAATCTGATAATAAGAtccaaagaaaaacattttttataatttaaaaacttaaaaatcaaaatcaaacatgaGCCATGAAACCTTACGCTTAGCAGGTAAAGACTGTTTCACTATAGGAGAGAATCCACCAACACTGACGATGATGAGATTCAAACTAAATATATGTTCTCCTTCCAAGAGTTGAGAAAACTGGAGATGCAGAACGCCTGACCAAGAAGTTTCAAGTTTCTCCCCTTatcacataaaaaataaaataaaattgcttggTACGATCGGGATTATTATCAATTTAGAATGGGAATATTATAAATATCTGTGCTGCAAATGGATTTGCTCAGATGATTTTGAATAATATAAAATGCCATCCACAGCCCATATCAGAGGACTGTGTAGAGAGGGTCGCTTGAAAGATGCGCTACACATTCTGTTTACTGCAAATAATACTTGTGTAGAATCTTCTGCGTATCTTCATCTATTGCAGGCTTGCATTGACAAGAAAGCCCTCGCAGAAGGTAAGCAAATCCATTCTCACATCAATGACAGGGGACATATATTTGCCAGAAACACATTTTTACAGAATGCGATTATCAACATGTACGACAAGTGTGGAAGTTTAGTGGATGCTCGCAACGTTTTTGAATTCATGAGTGAACCTGACGTCTTCTCATGGAATGTAATAATTGCAGCTTATAGGAAACATGGGTTTCCTCAGGAGGCATTCACTCTGTTTTACCAAATGCAGAGAACAGCTGTCCAGCCTGATCACTTCACGTTCTCCGCTATTCTCCCTGTATGTTCCAGTGTGGCTTCTctaaaatatggtttgcagatccATGGAAGAATACTTAGATGTGGGTTTCAATCTAATGTTGTTGTAATGAGTACCCTGATGGACATGTATTCCAAATGTGGAAGCATGGATAATGCGCGTGAAGTGTTTGtaaaaatgcctcaaagagatgtggtGGCATGGAATGCAATCATAGCTGGATATGAGCAACATGGGCTTGTTGAAAATGCCTTGATGACTTTTAAGAAAATGCAGTTGACAGGCATAGAGCCGAACTCGGCAACCTTTGCCAGCGTCCTTCCAGTTTGTGCCAAAATGGGTGATTTGAAACTGACAATGGAGATCCACCAAATAATCATAAAAAGTGGGTTTTTAAGGGATGCTGTAGTTGTGACTTCCCTGATTGAtacgtatgcaaaatgtggaaacatacaGGAAGCGCACAGATTGTTCGACGATATGCCTGAACGAGATATGGTTTCATGGACTGCAATTATAGCAGGACATGTACATATTGGACTTGTTGATAAAGCCTTGGATatttttaagcaaatgcaatcagcaggtgtaaaACCAGACACATCTACATTTGCTAGCATTCTGCCTGCTTGTGCCAAActtggagctttggaacaggggacGGAAATCCACCGAAAAGTTCTTGAAAGCGGCTTTTTGTCTGATATCATTGTGACTGCTCTTGTGGACATGTATGCAAAGTGTGGGAGTATAGAGAAGGCATTTGACTTGTTTGAGAAAATACATCATCCAAATGTAATCTCGTGGAACACAATTATTGCGGGGCATGCAAT contains:
- the LOC131029096 gene encoding pentatricopeptide repeat-containing protein At4g30700 isoform X2; this encodes MPSTAHIRGLCREGRLKDALHILFTANNTCVESSAYLHLLQACIDKKALAEAYRKHGFPQEAFTLFYQMQRTAVQPDHFTFSAILPVCSSVASLKYGLQIHGRILRCGFQSNVVVMSTLMDMYSKCGSMDNAREVFVKMPQRDVVAWNAIIAGYEQHGLVENALMTFKKMQLTGIEPNSATFASVLPVCAKMGDLKLTMEIHQIIIKSGFLRDAVVVTSLIDTYAKCGNIQEAHRLFDDMPERDMVSWTAIIAGHVHIGLVDKALDIFKQMQSAGVKPDTSTFASILPACAKLGALEQGTEIHRKVLESGFLSDIIVTALVDMYAKCGSIEKAFDLFEKIHHPNVISWNTIIAGHAMHGYSKDALSLLEQMKQSSSKLDHVSFVCVLFACSHAGLVEDGCKYFSQMSNSYCIMPTVDHYVCMVDLLGRAGYLEETLNFIIKMPITPGLVVWKCLLGVCRLHKNICLGVFVSRLLFEMDPKNAEAYVLISNIYAEAGMWGDAQNVRKLMKERGIIKKPGSSWIEVDKMIHAFCVGDKSHPQTEEIYAMLEKLSLEMKAAGYIPDTRSVLNDLEKEEKELLICHHSEKLAIAFGLLNTAPGTTIRVVKNLRVCVDCHTTTKFISKIVAREIVVRDANRFHHFKNGQCSCGDYW
- the LOC131029096 gene encoding pentatricopeptide repeat-containing protein At3g26782, mitochondrial isoform X1, with translation MPSTAHIRGLCREGRLKDALHILFTANNTCVESSAYLHLLQACIDKKALAEGKQIHSHINDRGHIFARNTFLQNAIINMYDKCGSLVDARNVFEFMSEPDVFSWNVIIAAYRKHGFPQEAFTLFYQMQRTAVQPDHFTFSAILPVCSSVASLKYGLQIHGRILRCGFQSNVVVMSTLMDMYSKCGSMDNAREVFVKMPQRDVVAWNAIIAGYEQHGLVENALMTFKKMQLTGIEPNSATFASVLPVCAKMGDLKLTMEIHQIIIKSGFLRDAVVVTSLIDTYAKCGNIQEAHRLFDDMPERDMVSWTAIIAGHVHIGLVDKALDIFKQMQSAGVKPDTSTFASILPACAKLGALEQGTEIHRKVLESGFLSDIIVTALVDMYAKCGSIEKAFDLFEKIHHPNVISWNTIIAGHAMHGYSKDALSLLEQMKQSSSKLDHVSFVCVLFACSHAGLVEDGCKYFSQMSNSYCIMPTVDHYVCMVDLLGRAGYLEETLNFIIKMPITPGLVVWKCLLGVCRLHKNICLGVFVSRLLFEMDPKNAEAYVLISNIYAEAGMWGDAQNVRKLMKERGIIKKPGSSWIEVDKMIHAFCVGDKSHPQTEEIYAMLEKLSLEMKAAGYIPDTRSVLNDLEKEEKELLICHHSEKLAIAFGLLNTAPGTTIRVVKNLRVCVDCHTTTKFISKIVAREIVVRDANRFHHFKNGQCSCGDYW